The Faecalibaculum rodentium genome segment TCGTAGGGTGAAGGAAGTGTCTGGCGGAATTGTGTGAGCCACTCATGGAATGCCGGTGAACATTCTCCGCTGTGCAGGAGATACGCCGAAACCGTATCCAGAAACAGAGAACCGGATTGTTTTTGCAGAGCAGTCAGCTCCTTCCGGATGCAGTTTTCAAGGTCCTGACACGGAGACAGCAGATACAGATTGACTCTGGCGGCCAGCCTGGACTCTCGTGCCAGGGAATCTTCAGGGTGCAGGGCGAGTACCTGATTGTAAAGAGCCACAGAGTATCTGTAATGACGGGTTCCCAGGGATCTGTCACTGCTCAGCCGGCCGCGTTCGTTTTCCATCTCTGCCCTTGCAGACAGATAGAAGGCAGGTTCCTTATCCTGCATCTGTTCGAAAACAGGCCAGGCTTCCTCGTATAATGCGAGTTTTCTCCGGGTTTCTGTATCCGGAAGGACTGAAGCAAGATAATACGCAGTCCGTGCTGCATGTTCCGGTTTGTCCTGACCGGAAAGACACAGTTTTTTCTGAACTGTCAGGGCCTGTTCAAACAGGTGTGCAGCCTCGGTGTTTCTGCTTTCATTCAGGGCGAGCAGGCCACCAATGTACAGTCTTCTCCCGTGAAAGTAGGATTTCTGTCTGGGCGGATCACCAGCCAGCAGGCGATCCGCCTTGTTCAGAAACTCATGTGCAGTTTCGTACTCTTCCATATTGCCAAGACAGTTGGCAACGGACAGTAAAAGCTCTGCTTCGTATCCTGACAGATCGGTCACGGTTCCATCTGTTCTGTGCTGCTGCTTCATTTCGCGCATCGCCTGTCTGTAAAGGTCCATGGCCTGATCCGGCCTCTCCATCTGCTCCAGCGAATCTGCCATATTATGAAGGATCAGCATCCGACGCAGCGGCTGCCAGTTTGAAGGGATACAGGATTCTGTTTCATGCAGCGCCTGCCTGTAAAACCTGAAAGCTGTATCCATATTCTCTTCAAACGAAGCCAGATCGGCAGTCAGGATCAGCCAGTCCATCCGCAGTCCTCCAGGAGGAAGCTGATGAAGAGAAGAAGACTGCAGGATGTTCCGGGCTCTGGTCACTTCTCCCATTTCTGCGCACCAGGCAGCCAGCGACAGACAGGCAGCCAGATCACTGGAATCAGTACAAATAGCTGTCAGTCGTTGCCCGGCTTCCTCGGTCTGTCCGGCGGCAAACAGACATTTCGCCAATTCCAGTTGCGCCCTGGGTGCAGTACCGGCGTTTCGGGCATGATCCAGTGCAGCCCGGCTGTCTGACAGCCCGCGCAGTATCCTGGCCATCAGACGGTGCCAATCTGTATCATCCGTCTCCGTTCTCCTGGTTTTCTGCAATAGTTGCAGTGCTGATTTAAAATGCAGCCTGTCTGCTTCGTGTTCCACTTCTCTGATTTCGTCATCATTCATGATCCCATTTTAGTGGTTGACAACAGAAAGAGCCAGACGGTACTATCGTTGCATAGCGAAGAACGGGATCAGTACCCGGAGCGGAATACCTGAAGAGAGCGGCGGTTTGGTGCAACGCTGCGGATTCCACCGGCGAATACACCCGGGAGCATCCCCGAGGGACGCCTGGCCGGCGTTACAGGCAGAGGGCATGGACAGACTCCATGAACGAAGGTGGTACCGCGCGCAAGCGTCCTTTGACAGGACGCTTTTTTTATACCCGGTGCAGCTGTCGAAAGATCCCGTCAGAATCAGGAGGAGAAATCATATGGAATTATTTGAAGAACTGCAATGGCGCGGTCTCGTCAACGACGTGACCAGCCCCGATCTCGAAAATGAAATCAACAACGGGGAACTGACATTTTATATTGGTACAGATCCCACGGCCGATTCCCTGCACATCGGGCACTATTCCAGCCTCCTGATGGCCAAACGTCTGCAAAAACACGGTCATCATCCCATCATGCTCGTTGGCGGTGCGACAGGATTCATTGGCGATCCTAAGGCTACAGGTGAACGAAGCATGCTGACACCGGAGGTCCTTGCACACAACTACGAAGCCCTGCACCGGCAGATCAGCGATCTGTTCGGTTTCCAGATGGTCAACAACCTGGACTGGACCAAAGACCTGTCCATCATTGATTTCCTCCGGGACTACGGGAAATTCTTCAATGTAACCTATATGCTGAACAAGGAAACCGTCAAAAAGAGACTGGAGTCCGGCATCTCCTACACGGAGTTTTCCTACATGATCCTGCAGTCCCTGGACTTCCTGCACCTGCTGGAGGAATACAACTGCCAGATGCAGATCGGCGGACAGGACCAGTGGGGCAACATCACCTCCGGCCTGGAGCTGATCCGGAAGAAAAAAGGTGCTGATGTAAAAGCTTACGGCCTCACCATGCCGCTGATCACCAAAGCAGACGGAACCAAGTTCGGAAAATCCGAGTCCGGAACAGTCTGGCTGGATCCCGAAAAGACCAGTCCCTATGATCTGTACCAGTTCCTGTTCAATACAGAGGATGCCAAAGTGGGCGAGTATCTGAAGAAACTCACCTTCCTGACCCCGGAAGAAATCGACGATCTGGAAAAACAGCAGGCCGAGGCTCCGCATCTGCGTCCGGCACAGAAAGCCCTGGCAGCGGAAGTGGTACGCGATCTGCACGGCCAGGAGGCGCTGGATACCGCGCTGGCCATCACGGAAGCTCTGTTCCGGGGCAGACTTCAGGAACTGACACCCAAACAGCGTCATCAGGCAGTGGCACCCATGGAAAAAATGGAGATTGCTGCGAATCTCCCCCTGGAAGATGTGCTGGTGCAGACAGGCATTGCCAAGTCAAAGCGCGAAGCCAGGGAATGGACCAAATGCAATTCCATTGCCATCAACGGCGTCAAGGTCACAGATCCCATGCACATTGTAGGCGCAGATGACATGTATGCAGATGACTGCGTGATCCTGAAAAAAGGAAAGAAAAACCAGTACTGCCTTCACCTGGTATAAAACCAGGGAAGACAGAGATATGAAAACCGGCAGTGGCTGCATAGGCAGGCTGCCGGTATTTTTTCAGGAAAAAACTGGTTAACATTATAAAATTGGAAGGCTTCATTCTATGATTAACATTTATAATGCGATAAAAGCAATGATCGTTGGATCTGAGATGTCGAAAGAGTTTTGTGAAATATATCAGACGAATGCAGCAAGTGTAAACATTAAAAAAATATATATATTCAAGATATATAAGATAAATATATCGCCAATATAGTGCCAAACGAACTAAAACGCAATCCGTAGCGGAAAGTGACGAATCAAATAACTACAAGTTTCTTGAAAGCCCTTTCTCAGTGTGCTATACCTTAATTAAGGAGAGCTCGACTAAGAAAGGAAAACAGCATCTAAAAATGATATTGAATAAATCTGGTGAAAAAATTTAAATATTTGCTCGTTATGGCAACTGCGTTTTTGTTGACGATATTCTCGTTGAATCCTATCCATGCAACGACAGATGAATTCCATGAAATTTATGCAGGTAATGTAACTGAAGGTGTCACTGTCTTTGAAAACAGCAAAGGGGAGAAAACTGCGATTCTCGATCAAGCTGTATTAAGTGGAACAGTTACATTGTACAGTGTTGGTGATGAGGTTGTGACATTAGATATCCAGCCAGAATCGGGCATATCTCCTTATGCAACTGGCCCGTGGAGTGCGGGGACAATTCCGAGTGGAACCAGTACATTAACACCACATTATTCTAACGGCTTTGTAAGCGCTTCGTTTAACGCAACTGTACAAAAATCACCTACAATGATTCGGACTGTGTATAACCCGAGTATTACTGGTGCATTAGTGACTATAAATTCTTCTAATTTATCAATCGTTAGAGGTAGTGCTGGCTCTTCAACAGCGATAGCGAGCTTAACATTTATAGGTAATGTGACTCAGGATGGCTATACAGCGGTTTCAGGCAGTTGGTATTTAACTTTGGAACTTGATTCAGCGGGCCACACTCGGATATCTTGGAATTATTAATGAAATCTACGTTCGATGAGTAAGTTTGCTAATCTTTCCTGCGGATGT includes the following:
- a CDS encoding tetratricopeptide repeat protein, with translation MNDDEIREVEHEADRLHFKSALQLLQKTRRTETDDTDWHRLMARILRGLSDSRAALDHARNAGTAPRAQLELAKCLFAAGQTEEAGQRLTAICTDSSDLAACLSLAAWCAEMGEVTRARNILQSSSLHQLPPGGLRMDWLILTADLASFEENMDTAFRFYRQALHETESCIPSNWQPLRRMLILHNMADSLEQMERPDQAMDLYRQAMREMKQQHRTDGTVTDLSGYEAELLLSVANCLGNMEEYETAHEFLNKADRLLAGDPPRQKSYFHGRRLYIGGLLALNESRNTEAAHLFEQALTVQKKLCLSGQDKPEHAARTAYYLASVLPDTETRRKLALYEEAWPVFEQMQDKEPAFYLSARAEMENERGRLSSDRSLGTRHYRYSVALYNQVLALHPEDSLARESRLAARVNLYLLSPCQDLENCIRKELTALQKQSGSLFLDTVSAYLLHSGECSPAFHEWLTQFRQTLPSPYDA
- the tyrS gene encoding tyrosine--tRNA ligase translates to MELFEELQWRGLVNDVTSPDLENEINNGELTFYIGTDPTADSLHIGHYSSLLMAKRLQKHGHHPIMLVGGATGFIGDPKATGERSMLTPEVLAHNYEALHRQISDLFGFQMVNNLDWTKDLSIIDFLRDYGKFFNVTYMLNKETVKKRLESGISYTEFSYMILQSLDFLHLLEEYNCQMQIGGQDQWGNITSGLELIRKKKGADVKAYGLTMPLITKADGTKFGKSESGTVWLDPEKTSPYDLYQFLFNTEDAKVGEYLKKLTFLTPEEIDDLEKQQAEAPHLRPAQKALAAEVVRDLHGQEALDTALAITEALFRGRLQELTPKQRHQAVAPMEKMEIAANLPLEDVLVQTGIAKSKREAREWTKCNSIAINGVKVTDPMHIVGADDMYADDCVILKKGKKNQYCLHLV